One region of Sebastes fasciatus isolate fSebFas1 chromosome 1, fSebFas1.pri, whole genome shotgun sequence genomic DNA includes:
- the uqcrc1 gene encoding cytochrome b-c1 complex subunit 1, mitochondrial translates to MASSVCRVGSSVGRVLAKNRNPILLSLRRGQASVSYAQSLLGAPETRLTTLDNGLRVASEDTGHATCTVGLWISTGSRYESEKNNGAGFFLEHMAFKGTKKHPQSALEQQVESMGAHLSAYTSREHTAYYMKTLAKDLPKAVELLSEVVQSCSLSEAEIEQQRGVVLRELEEVEGNLQEVCLDLLHATAFQGTSLGHSVLGPSNNARSLTRQDLVDYISSHYKAPRMVLSAAGGVNHEELVGYAKDHFSGVSFEYEGDAAPLLSPCRFTGSEIRMRDDVMPLAHVAVAVEGASAASPDIVPLMVANSIIGSFDLTYGGGKHLSSRLARLAVEQELCHSFQAFHSSYSDTGLLGIYFVADRHKIEDMMHWSQNAWMNLCTTVTESDVARGKNALKASLVGQLNGTTPICDDIGRHILNYGRRIPLAEWDARIDAVTPRMVRDVCSKYIYDKCPAVAAVGPVEQLPDYNRMRSAMYWLRF, encoded by the exons ATGGCCTCGTCTGTGTGTCGGGTCGGGAGCTCCGTAGGTCGAGTCCTCGCCAAGAACCGCAAC CccatcctgctgtctctgaggcGTGGACAGGCCTCAGTCAGCTATGCCCAGAGCCTGCTGGGAGCTCCTGAAACTCGACTCACTACCCTGGACAACGGTTTGAGGGTCGCATCTGAGGATACTGGACATGCTACATGCACT GTTGGACTGTGGATCAGTACTGGCAGTCGCTATGAGAGTGAGAAAAACAACGGAGCAGGCTTCTTCCTGGAGCACATGGCTTTCAAG GGAACCAAGAAGCACCCTCAGTCAGCCCTGGAGCAGCAGGTGGAGTCTATGGGTGCTCACCTGAGCGCTTATACCTCCAGGGAGCACACTGCATACTATATGAAGACCCTTGCCAAAGACCTGCCCAAAG CCGTGGAGCTGCTGTCAGAGGTTGTGCAGAGCTGCTCACTGAGCGAGGCGGAGATCGAGCAGCAGAGGGGCGTGGTGCTGCGTGAGCTAGAGGAAGTCGAGGGTAACCTACAGGAGGTTTGCCTTGACCTGCTGCATGCCACAGCCTTCCAGGGAACTTCTCTAGGACACAGTGTGCTGGGACCCTCCAACAATGCCAG GTCTCTGACCCGTCAGGACCTAGTGGACTACATCAGCAGCCACTACAAAGCCCCTCGCATGGTGCTGTCTGCTGCTGGAG GTGTGAACCACGAGGAGCTGGTCGGTTATGCCAAAGATCACTTCAGCGGAGTGTCGTTCGAGTacgagggagatgccgccccctTGTTGTCACCCTGCCGGTTCACAGGCAGCGAG ATCCGTATGCGTGATGATGTTATGCCTCTGGCACACGTTGCCGTGGCTGTGGAGGGCGCCAGTGCTGCCAGCCCAGACATCGTGCCACTCATGGTGGCCAACTCCATCATCGGCAGCTTTGACCTCACCTATGGCGGTGGAAAG CACCTGAGCAGCCGCCTGGCTCGCCTGGCGGTGGAGCAGGAGCTGTGTCACAGCTTCCAGGCCTTCCACTCCTCCTACAGCGACACCGGCCTGCTGGGAATTTACTTTGTGGCTGACAGGCACAAAATTGAAGATATGATGCACTGGTCCCAGAATGCCTG GATGAACCTGTGTACCACGGTGACAGAGAGTGATGTAGCCAGAGGCAAGAACGCTCTGAAGGCCAGCCTGGTCGGACAGCTCAATG GGACAACACCTATTTGTGACGACATCGGCAGACACATCCTGAACTACGGGCGGCGTATTCCTCTGGCAGAGTGGGACGCTCGGATCGAT GCCGTGACCCCCAGGATGGTGCGTGACGTCTGCTCCAAATATATCTACGATAAGTGTCCTGCTGTGGCAGCTGTTG GCCCCGTCGAGCAGCTACCCGACTACAACAGAATGCGCAGCGCCATGTACTGGCTGAGGTTTTAA
- the LOC141752638 gene encoding tubulin monoglycylase TTLL3-like isoform X1 — protein MRADVSMEVKQSVQLGQEATDRRCTPRPHTGKTRGRSRGQKVTAVVQQCNQDEGKSLQRNLLATPAEGKVRRSFVSLPALNPERLKTAKALADKAVRMHKVFTVQGPYPVIRAALRARGWVEQRVHRPNHHVYQRHCDEGRASSNDEDDENSDHVEEEQDPDGLYGIMSRLVRNKMVYFYWTNRRDAIYTNSLQKEQITNHFAKAGSFTTKVGLCVNLRNLHWFDSADPDTFFPRCYRLGALDEKHAFIEDYRRTACTSFLKYIVEREQGTSHNIQAARKQSKQRSRPMNLSLMISSALKVCHEFLESLEHRDIDINMETPQTLTKEEWAEFINSYYLVVHGGALIEDSDRFVSCCKAMLQRLATVSPQLDIDGIHNIWIIKPGAMSRGRGIKCARHLDQILQLVDVDPILIRESKWVVQKYLECPLLVHGTKFDVRQWFLVTDWNPLTVWFYKKCYLRFSTQPYSLDTMDSSVHLCNNSIQRHLTPSRQRHCGIPADNMWSDDQFRTFLSSQGREAQWQTVVVPGMEKAVIHALQATQDLMESRKNTFELYGADFMLGHDLRPWLIELNASPTMARSTPVTARLCTAVQEDTLRVVLDLRADRTASTGDFQLIYRQAAVDVPQYVGVNLLVEGSKIRCPYRLPPLRASACSSLKRRSPIKEKKPAAEKVMPLPRWLKSAETRLRNISSVLPPPPLFPLPHPPVPAPIETFSLPLPMTVKSTHLPISAKSHSVRWCKRRPKVRS, from the exons ATGAGAGCTGATGTTAGTATGGAGGTGAAACAGTCTGTCCAGCTGGGTCAGGAGGCTACTGATAGACGCTGCACACCACGCCCACACACTG GGAAGACACGAGGTCGGTCCAGAGGTCAGAAGGTCACAGCTGTGGTCCAGCAATGCAACCAAGATGAAGGCAAAAGCTTGCAAAGAA ATTTGTTAGCTACACCTGCTGAGGGCAAAGTTCGCCGCAGTTTTGTCAGTTTACCTGCTCTTAACCCAGAGAGACTGAAGACAGCCAAAGCCCTTGCGGACAAAGCCGTCAGG ATGCACAAGGTGTTCACTGTCCAGGGCCCTTACCCTGTCATCAGGGCAGCGTTGAGGGCCAGAGGCTGGGTGGAGCAGCGTGTGCACCGCCCGAACCACCACGTTTACCAGCGCCACTGCGATGAGGGCAGAGCCAGCTCTAATGATGAAGATGACG AGAACTCTGACCATGTGGAAGAAGAGCAGGATCCAGATGGACTATATGGTATCAtg TCTCGCCTGGTGCGGAACAAAATGGTTTATTTCTATTGGACAAACCGCAGAGACGCCATCTACACCAACAGCTTGCAAAAAGAACAGATTACCAATCATTTTGCAAAAGCAGGCAGCTTCACCACCAAG gTTGGGTTGTGTGTGAACTTGAGGAACCTGCACTGGTTTGACTCAGCTGACCCCGACACCTTCTTCCCTCGCTGTTATAGACTCGGAGCTTTGGATGAGAAGCATGCTTTCATTG AGGACTACAGGAGGACAGCCTGCACCAGTTTTTTGAAGTACATTGTGGAGAGGGAGCAGGGAACAAGCCACAACATTCAAGCTGCGAGGAAACAAAGCAAACAGCGATCTAGACCGATGAACCTTTCACTAATGATTTCCAGCGCACTCAAAGTATGCCATGAGTTTCTAGAGAGTCTGGAGCACAGGGACATAGACATAAACATGGAGACACCACAGACACTAACCAAGGAGGAGTGGGCAGAGTTTATCAACAGTTACTACCTTGTTGTTCA CGGAGGAGCATTGATCGAGGACAGTGATCGTTTTGTGTCCTGCTGCAAAGCCATGCTACAGAGGCTCGCGACGGTCAGTCCACAGCTGGACATAGATGGCATACACAACATCTGGATCATCAAACCTGGAGCTATGTCCAGGGGCAGAG GTATCAAATGCGCCAGGCATCTGGATCAGATCCTCCAGCTGGTGGACGTTGATCCAATCCTGATCAGGGAAAGCAAGTGGGTGGTGCAGAAGTACCTGGAGTGCCCCTTGCTGGTCCACGGCACCAAATTTGACGTGCGGCAGTGGTTCCTGGTCACCGACTGGAACCCTCTGACTGTGTGGTTCTATAAAAAGTGCTACTTACGTTTCTCTACGCAGCCTTACTCGCTAGACACAATGGACAg CTCAGTCCACCTGTGCAATAACTCCATCCAGAGGCACTTGACACCCTCCCGACAACGCCACTGCGGCATCCCAGCAGACAACATGTGGTCGGATGACCAGTTCAGGACCTTTCTGTCCAGTCAGGGCCGAGAGGCTCAGTGGCAGACGGTGGTAGTCCCCGGGATGGAGAAGGCTGTGATCCACGCGTTACAGGCAACTCAGGATCTGATGGAGTCACGCAAAAACACCTTTGAGCTCTACGGTGCTGACTTCATGTTAG GTCATGACCTGCGTCCATGGCTGATAGAACTCAATGCCAGTCCCACTATGGCTCGCTCCACCCCTGTGACAGCCCGCCTCTGTACTGCTGTGCAGGAAGACACTCTACGAGTCGTCCTGGACCTGAGAGCAGACCGCACTGCAAGCACTGGAGACTTTCAGCTCATATATAGGCAG GCAGCAGTAGACGTGCCACAGTATGTGGGAGTCAACCTGCTTGTTGAGGGCTCCAAGATCAGGTGTCCCTACCGACTTCCTCCACTGAGGGCCTCCGCCTGTTCATCACTAAAGCGCCGCAGCCCCATCAAGGAGAAGAAACCCGCAGCAGAAAAAGTAATGCCTCTGCCGAGGTGGTTGAAGAGTGCAGAGACTCGGCTCAGAAACATCAGCAGTGTGcttccaccacctcctctttttcctcttcctcatcctcctgtaCCTGCCCCCATCGAAACCTTCTCACTTCCCCTGCCAATGACGGTGAAGTCCACCCACCTGCCCATTAGTGCCAAGTCCCACTCTGTACGTTGGTGTAAGAGGAGACCAAAAGTCCGCTCATAG
- the LOC141752638 gene encoding tubulin monoglycylase TTLL3-like isoform X2: MRADVSMEVKQSVQLGQEATDRRCTPRPHTGKTRGRSRGQKVTAVVQQCNQDEGKSLQRNLLATPAEGKVRRSFVSLPALNPERLKTAKALADKAVRMHKVFTVQGPYPVIRAALRARGWVEQRVHRPNHHVYQRHCDEGRASSNDEDDENSDHVEEEQDPDGLYGIMSRLVRNKMVYFYWTNRRDAIYTNSLQKEQITNHFAKAGSFTTKVGLCVNLRNLHWFDSADPDTFFPRCYRLGALDEKHAFIEDYRRTACTSFLKYIVEREQGTSHNIQAARKQSKQRSRPMNLSLMISSALKVCHEFLESLEHRDIDINMETPQTLTKEEWAEFINSYYLVVHGGALIEDSDRFVSCCKAMLQRLATVSPQLDIDGIHNIWIIKPGAMSRGRGIKCARHLDQILQLVDVDPILIRESKWVVQKYLECPLLVHGTKFDVRQWFLVTDWNPLTVWFYKKCYLRFSTQPYSLDTMDSSVHLCNNSIQRHLTPSRQRHCGIPADNMWSDDQFRTFLSSQGREAQWQTVVVPGMEKAVIHALQATQDLMESRKNTFELYGADFMLGHDLRPWLIELNASPTMARSTPVTARLCTAVQEDTLRVVLDLRADRTASTGDFQLIYRQQ; encoded by the exons ATGAGAGCTGATGTTAGTATGGAGGTGAAACAGTCTGTCCAGCTGGGTCAGGAGGCTACTGATAGACGCTGCACACCACGCCCACACACTG GGAAGACACGAGGTCGGTCCAGAGGTCAGAAGGTCACAGCTGTGGTCCAGCAATGCAACCAAGATGAAGGCAAAAGCTTGCAAAGAA ATTTGTTAGCTACACCTGCTGAGGGCAAAGTTCGCCGCAGTTTTGTCAGTTTACCTGCTCTTAACCCAGAGAGACTGAAGACAGCCAAAGCCCTTGCGGACAAAGCCGTCAGG ATGCACAAGGTGTTCACTGTCCAGGGCCCTTACCCTGTCATCAGGGCAGCGTTGAGGGCCAGAGGCTGGGTGGAGCAGCGTGTGCACCGCCCGAACCACCACGTTTACCAGCGCCACTGCGATGAGGGCAGAGCCAGCTCTAATGATGAAGATGACG AGAACTCTGACCATGTGGAAGAAGAGCAGGATCCAGATGGACTATATGGTATCAtg TCTCGCCTGGTGCGGAACAAAATGGTTTATTTCTATTGGACAAACCGCAGAGACGCCATCTACACCAACAGCTTGCAAAAAGAACAGATTACCAATCATTTTGCAAAAGCAGGCAGCTTCACCACCAAG gTTGGGTTGTGTGTGAACTTGAGGAACCTGCACTGGTTTGACTCAGCTGACCCCGACACCTTCTTCCCTCGCTGTTATAGACTCGGAGCTTTGGATGAGAAGCATGCTTTCATTG AGGACTACAGGAGGACAGCCTGCACCAGTTTTTTGAAGTACATTGTGGAGAGGGAGCAGGGAACAAGCCACAACATTCAAGCTGCGAGGAAACAAAGCAAACAGCGATCTAGACCGATGAACCTTTCACTAATGATTTCCAGCGCACTCAAAGTATGCCATGAGTTTCTAGAGAGTCTGGAGCACAGGGACATAGACATAAACATGGAGACACCACAGACACTAACCAAGGAGGAGTGGGCAGAGTTTATCAACAGTTACTACCTTGTTGTTCA CGGAGGAGCATTGATCGAGGACAGTGATCGTTTTGTGTCCTGCTGCAAAGCCATGCTACAGAGGCTCGCGACGGTCAGTCCACAGCTGGACATAGATGGCATACACAACATCTGGATCATCAAACCTGGAGCTATGTCCAGGGGCAGAG GTATCAAATGCGCCAGGCATCTGGATCAGATCCTCCAGCTGGTGGACGTTGATCCAATCCTGATCAGGGAAAGCAAGTGGGTGGTGCAGAAGTACCTGGAGTGCCCCTTGCTGGTCCACGGCACCAAATTTGACGTGCGGCAGTGGTTCCTGGTCACCGACTGGAACCCTCTGACTGTGTGGTTCTATAAAAAGTGCTACTTACGTTTCTCTACGCAGCCTTACTCGCTAGACACAATGGACAg CTCAGTCCACCTGTGCAATAACTCCATCCAGAGGCACTTGACACCCTCCCGACAACGCCACTGCGGCATCCCAGCAGACAACATGTGGTCGGATGACCAGTTCAGGACCTTTCTGTCCAGTCAGGGCCGAGAGGCTCAGTGGCAGACGGTGGTAGTCCCCGGGATGGAGAAGGCTGTGATCCACGCGTTACAGGCAACTCAGGATCTGATGGAGTCACGCAAAAACACCTTTGAGCTCTACGGTGCTGACTTCATGTTAG GTCATGACCTGCGTCCATGGCTGATAGAACTCAATGCCAGTCCCACTATGGCTCGCTCCACCCCTGTGACAGCCCGCCTCTGTACTGCTGTGCAGGAAGACACTCTACGAGTCGTCCTGGACCTGAGAGCAGACCGCACTGCAAGCACTGGAGACTTTCAGCTCATATATAGGCAG CAGTAG
- the hmces gene encoding abasic site processing protein HMCES — translation MCGRTACTLDPDEVSRACSYRDRGGQRRKPRWRDGDEDKYRPSYNKSPQTTSPVLLSHRHFNKDAPVDECVLASMRWGLVPWWFKEKDPSKMQYSTNNCRSENILQKKTYKDPMIKGQRCVILADGFYEWRRQEKDKQPFFIYFPQTQEKTKDEDDPTTSSRNKENSETACPPEEEASPDLTEGGEAAGEWTGWKLLTMAGLFDCWTPPDGGEPLYTYSVITVNASPSLDSIHDRMPAVLDGEEEVRSWLDFGEVKSLDALKLLQSKNILTFHPVSSLVNNSRNNSPECLQPVDLNSKKEPKPTASSKMMMSWLKSSTPSKRKEPDTCESKEEQESKAEGQSKSTGLQQWLQGANKKTRTK, via the exons ATGTGTGGAAGAACTGCGTGTACTCTGGATCCGGACGAGGTGAGCCGAGCCTGCAGCTACAGAGACCGGGGAGGACAGCGGAGGAAGCCTCGCTGGAGGGATGGAGACGAGGACAAATACAGACCCTCCTACAACAAGAGTCCTCAGACTACCAGCCCAGTGCTGCTGTCACACAGGCACTTCAACAAG GATGCTCCTGTCGATGAGTGTGTGTTGGCCTCCATGCGTTGGGGTCTGGTACCCTGGTGGTTCAAGGAGAAGGACCCGAGCAAGATGCAATACAGCACCAACAACTGCCGCAGCGAGAATATACTGCAGAAGAAAACGTACAAG GACCCCATGATAAAAGGGCAGCGCTGCGTCATCCTGGCTGATGGCTTCTATGAGTGGAGGAGGCAGGAAAAGGACAAGCAGCCTTTCTTTATCTACTTCCCTCAGACTCAGGAGAAAACAAAGGATGAGGATGACCCCACGACCTCATCTCGCAATAAGGAGAATTCAGAGACGGCGTGCCCTCCAGAGGAGGAGGCCTCTCCTGACCTGACAGAG GGAGGAGAAGCAGCAGGTGAGTGGACTGGATGGAAGTTGCTGACTATGGCCGGACTGTTTGACTGCTGGACACCTCCAGATGGTGGAGAACCCCTTTACACGTACAGTGTAATCACTGTGAACGCTTCCCCAAGCCTGGATAGCATCCATGATAG GATGCCAGCAGTCCTGGACGGGGAGGAAGAAGTGAGGAGTTGGCTGGATTTTGGAGAAGTGAAGTCTCTAGATGCCTTGAAACTGCTCCAGtctaaaaacattttgacttttcatCCCGTCTCTTCACTGGTAAACAACTCTCGCAACAACTCTCCAGAGTGCCTTCAGCCGGTGGATCTCAACAGCAAGAAG GAGCCCAAACCCACAGCCAGCAGTAAGATGATGATGAGCTGGCTGAAGAGCAGCACACCTTCAAAGAGGAAGGAGCCCGACACATGTGAGAGTAAAGAAGAGCAAGAAAGCAAAGCAGAGGGTCAGTCCAAGTCTACAGGACTTCAGCAGTGGCTTCAGGGAGCCAATAAGAAAACAAGAACCAAGTGA